A window of Tautonia plasticadhaerens contains these coding sequences:
- a CDS encoding purine-nucleoside phosphorylase codes for MQHHRWDDVRDAVSAVRARWSGTGRVGIVLGTGLGKLASEIAAEASISYEEIPHFPRPTGVQGHAGRLVCGTLAGLPVVAMEGRFHLYEGFTPAEITFPIRVIKELGCDTLIVSNAAGGLNPLHRKGNLVVIDDHLNLPGLSGLSPLIGPNDDRLGPRFPDMIEPYDRGLQDLALSIALDEGIPAHRGVYVGIVGPNLETRAEYRYLRGIGADVVGMSTTSEVVVAVHSGMKVLGFSIVTDLCLPDALEPVVIEEIIAVANEAEGKLRRLVTRVIERLPSP; via the coding sequence ATGCAGCACCACCGCTGGGACGACGTCCGGGACGCCGTGTCGGCCGTCCGCGCCCGATGGTCGGGCACCGGCCGGGTCGGCATCGTCCTGGGCACCGGCCTGGGCAAGCTCGCCTCGGAGATCGCCGCCGAGGCGTCCATCTCGTACGAGGAGATCCCCCACTTCCCGCGCCCGACGGGCGTCCAGGGCCACGCCGGCCGGCTCGTTTGCGGCACGTTGGCGGGCCTGCCCGTCGTGGCGATGGAGGGCCGATTCCACCTGTATGAGGGTTTCACCCCGGCCGAGATCACCTTCCCCATCCGGGTGATCAAGGAACTGGGGTGCGACACGCTGATCGTCTCCAACGCCGCCGGGGGGTTGAACCCGCTCCATCGGAAGGGCAACCTAGTGGTCATCGACGACCACCTCAACCTCCCCGGCCTCTCGGGCCTCAGCCCGCTGATCGGCCCCAATGACGACCGCCTCGGCCCCCGATTCCCCGACATGATCGAGCCCTACGACCGGGGCCTCCAGGATCTCGCCCTGTCGATCGCCCTGGACGAGGGGATCCCCGCCCATCGTGGGGTCTACGTCGGCATCGTCGGCCCGAACCTGGAGACCCGGGCCGAGTATCGGTATCTCCGGGGGATCGGCGCCGACGTGGTCGGGATGTCCACCACGTCCGAAGTGGTCGTGGCCGTCCACTCGGGGATGAAGGTCCTCGGCTTCTCGATCGTCACCGACCTCTGCCTGCCCGACGCCCTGGAACCGGTCGTGATCGAGGAGATCATCGCCGTCGCCAACGAGGCCGAGGGGAAGCTGCGTCGGCTCGTCACCAGGGTGATCGAGCGGCTGCCCTCCCCCTGA
- a CDS encoding TPR end-of-group domain-containing protein → MAASNPLPGNSDRDRTAPETPTRCLREQSQRDFEVEFLGRILERDPYYADVLRVQANNLARRGESTRALQLDRRLTRLQPDRPIPWYNLACSYAVLGMVDPAFQALQRAVDLGYRHFRHMVRDPDLKALRQDPRFARILRRA, encoded by the coding sequence ATGGCCGCCTCGAATCCCCTGCCCGGCAACTCCGACCGCGATCGGACGGCCCCCGAGACCCCGACCCGATGCCTGCGAGAGCAATCGCAGCGCGACTTCGAGGTCGAGTTCCTCGGCCGCATCCTCGAGCGTGATCCGTATTATGCCGACGTGCTCCGCGTCCAGGCCAACAACCTCGCCCGTCGAGGTGAGTCGACCCGGGCCCTGCAACTGGACCGCCGGCTGACCCGGCTCCAGCCCGACCGGCCGATCCCCTGGTACAACCTGGCCTGCAGCTACGCGGTGCTGGGCATGGTCGACCCGGCCTTCCAGGCCCTCCAACGGGCGGTCGACCTGGGATACCGGCACTTCCGCCACATGGTCCGAGACCCGGACCTGAAGGCCCTCCGCCAGGACCCGAGGTTCGCCCGGATCCTTCGGCGCGCCTGA